The Puntigrus tetrazona isolate hp1 chromosome 23, ASM1883169v1, whole genome shotgun sequence genome has a segment encoding these proteins:
- the znf740b gene encoding zinc finger protein 740b isoform X4, which produces MKRAQPAAGLLGCEAVLSSMALMQAGSMSSHKKMGSHLGQGQRENNHSHNHNQNHNQDTHSQHGHMVLPSGVSCPPLLIRKDGEFHSSRLLDEKDMQASQNVQPKKKNRKSGLPTKMREKPQVEIPDVNDDISLGSQVQKNFICEHCYSAFRSSYHLKRHILTHTGEKPFGCDMCDMRFIQRYHLERHKRVHSGEKPYQCDRCQQNFSRTDRLLRHRRLCAVGIPKEENQPCCEGRSYSQDPSQHSASWSPLQTNNSRLAA; this is translated from the exons ATGAAACGCGCGCAGCCTGCG GCTGGGTTGCTTGGCTGTGAAGCGGTGCTGTCCAGCATGGCGCTCATGCAGGCCGGCTCAATGTCCAGCCATAAGAAGATGGGCTCTCATCTGGGCCAGGGACAGAGAGAAAACAATCACAGCCACAATCACAACCAGAACCACAACCAGGACACCCACAGCCAGCACGGCCACATGGTGCTTCCCTCAGGAGTCAGCTGCCCACCACTG cTCATCCGCAAGGACGGAGAGTTTCACTCTTCCAGGCTCTTGGATGAAAAAGACATGCAAGCCAGCCAGAACGTGCAGCcaaagaagaagaacaggaagTCTGGACTTCCCAccaaaatgagagaaaaaccCCAG GTGGAGATTCCTGACGTTAATGACGATATCTCACTCGGCTCTCAAGTGCAGAAGAACTTCATATGTGAGCACTGCTACAGTGCTTTCCGCAGTAGTTACCACCTCAAACGGCACATTCTCACCCATACGG gggaAAAGCCATTCGGGTGTGATATGTGTGACATGAGGTTTATTCAGCGCTACCACCTGGAAAGACATAAGCGTGTTCACAGCGGTGAGAAGCCTTATCAGTGTGACCGCTGCCAACAG AACTTTTCCAGAACCGACCGGTTACTACGGCATCGCCGTTTGTGTGCCGTGGGCATCCCTAAAGAGGAGAACCAGCCGTGCTGTGAGGGACGCTCATATTCTCAGGACCCCTCTCAGCACTCGGCGTCCTGGAGCCCACTGCAGACAAACAACAGCAGGCTGGCGGCGTGA
- the znf740b gene encoding zinc finger protein 740b isoform X3 — MCGNIIDRDGYYPGFISPPSVSRLGPLMVGACVVSKHSPCPERSSLYPNTHTHTLTTAMSHLSNSSVRDHMKWAGLLGCEAVLSSMALMQAGSMSSHKKMGSHLGQGQRENNHSHNHNQNHNQDTHSQHGHMVLPSGVSCPPLLIRKDGEFHSSRLLDEKDMQASQNVQPKKKNRKSGLPTKMREKPQVEIPDVNDDISLGSQVQKNFICEHCYSAFRSSYHLKRHILTHTGEKPFGCDMCDMRFIQRYHLERHKRVHSGEKPYQCDRCQQ, encoded by the exons ATGTGTGGCAACATCATAGACAGAGATGGATATTACCCTGGCTTTATATCCCCCCCTTCTGTTTCTAGGCTTGGGCCCCTGATGGTTGGGGCTTGTGTGGTCTCTAAACACTCTCCCTGCCCCGAGCGAAGCTCTCTGtaccccaacacacacacacacactctcaccacTGCGATGTCACACCTTTCCAACAGCTCAGTGCGAGATCACATGAAATGG GCTGGGTTGCTTGGCTGTGAAGCGGTGCTGTCCAGCATGGCGCTCATGCAGGCCGGCTCAATGTCCAGCCATAAGAAGATGGGCTCTCATCTGGGCCAGGGACAGAGAGAAAACAATCACAGCCACAATCACAACCAGAACCACAACCAGGACACCCACAGCCAGCACGGCCACATGGTGCTTCCCTCAGGAGTCAGCTGCCCACCACTG cTCATCCGCAAGGACGGAGAGTTTCACTCTTCCAGGCTCTTGGATGAAAAAGACATGCAAGCCAGCCAGAACGTGCAGCcaaagaagaagaacaggaagTCTGGACTTCCCAccaaaatgagagaaaaaccCCAG GTGGAGATTCCTGACGTTAATGACGATATCTCACTCGGCTCTCAAGTGCAGAAGAACTTCATATGTGAGCACTGCTACAGTGCTTTCCGCAGTAGTTACCACCTCAAACGGCACATTCTCACCCATACGG gggaAAAGCCATTCGGGTGTGATATGTGTGACATGAGGTTTATTCAGCGCTACCACCTGGAAAGACATAAGCGTGTTCACAGCGGTGAGAAGCCTTATCAGTGTGACCGCTGCCAACAG TAA
- the znf740b gene encoding zinc finger protein 740b isoform X1 translates to MCGNIIDRDGYYPGFISPPSVSRLGPLMVGACVVSKHSPCPERSSLYPNTHTHTLTTAMSHLSNSSVRDHMKWAGLLGCEAVLSSMALMQAGSMSSHKKMGSHLGQGQRENNHSHNHNQNHNQDTHSQHGHMVLPSGVSCPPLLIRKDGEFHSSRLLDEKDMQASQNVQPKKKNRKSGLPTKMREKPQVEIPDVNDDISLGSQVQKNFICEHCYSAFRSSYHLKRHILTHTGEKPFGCDMCDMRFIQRYHLERHKRVHSGEKPYQCDRCQQNFSRTDRLLRHRRLCAVGIPKEENQPCCEGRSYSQDPSQHSASWSPLQTNNSRLAA, encoded by the exons ATGTGTGGCAACATCATAGACAGAGATGGATATTACCCTGGCTTTATATCCCCCCCTTCTGTTTCTAGGCTTGGGCCCCTGATGGTTGGGGCTTGTGTGGTCTCTAAACACTCTCCCTGCCCCGAGCGAAGCTCTCTGtaccccaacacacacacacacactctcaccacTGCGATGTCACACCTTTCCAACAGCTCAGTGCGAGATCACATGAAATGG GCTGGGTTGCTTGGCTGTGAAGCGGTGCTGTCCAGCATGGCGCTCATGCAGGCCGGCTCAATGTCCAGCCATAAGAAGATGGGCTCTCATCTGGGCCAGGGACAGAGAGAAAACAATCACAGCCACAATCACAACCAGAACCACAACCAGGACACCCACAGCCAGCACGGCCACATGGTGCTTCCCTCAGGAGTCAGCTGCCCACCACTG cTCATCCGCAAGGACGGAGAGTTTCACTCTTCCAGGCTCTTGGATGAAAAAGACATGCAAGCCAGCCAGAACGTGCAGCcaaagaagaagaacaggaagTCTGGACTTCCCAccaaaatgagagaaaaaccCCAG GTGGAGATTCCTGACGTTAATGACGATATCTCACTCGGCTCTCAAGTGCAGAAGAACTTCATATGTGAGCACTGCTACAGTGCTTTCCGCAGTAGTTACCACCTCAAACGGCACATTCTCACCCATACGG gggaAAAGCCATTCGGGTGTGATATGTGTGACATGAGGTTTATTCAGCGCTACCACCTGGAAAGACATAAGCGTGTTCACAGCGGTGAGAAGCCTTATCAGTGTGACCGCTGCCAACAG AACTTTTCCAGAACCGACCGGTTACTACGGCATCGCCGTTTGTGTGCCGTGGGCATCCCTAAAGAGGAGAACCAGCCGTGCTGTGAGGGACGCTCATATTCTCAGGACCCCTCTCAGCACTCGGCGTCCTGGAGCCCACTGCAGACAAACAACAGCAGGCTGGCGGCGTGA
- the znf740b gene encoding zinc finger protein 740b isoform X2, with protein MVGACVVSKHSPCPERSSLYPNTHTHTLTTAMSHLSNSSVRDHMKWAGLLGCEAVLSSMALMQAGSMSSHKKMGSHLGQGQRENNHSHNHNQNHNQDTHSQHGHMVLPSGVSCPPLLIRKDGEFHSSRLLDEKDMQASQNVQPKKKNRKSGLPTKMREKPQVEIPDVNDDISLGSQVQKNFICEHCYSAFRSSYHLKRHILTHTGEKPFGCDMCDMRFIQRYHLERHKRVHSGEKPYQCDRCQQNFSRTDRLLRHRRLCAVGIPKEENQPCCEGRSYSQDPSQHSASWSPLQTNNSRLAA; from the exons ATGGTTGGGGCTTGTGTGGTCTCTAAACACTCTCCCTGCCCCGAGCGAAGCTCTCTGtaccccaacacacacacacacactctcaccacTGCGATGTCACACCTTTCCAACAGCTCAGTGCGAGATCACATGAAATGG GCTGGGTTGCTTGGCTGTGAAGCGGTGCTGTCCAGCATGGCGCTCATGCAGGCCGGCTCAATGTCCAGCCATAAGAAGATGGGCTCTCATCTGGGCCAGGGACAGAGAGAAAACAATCACAGCCACAATCACAACCAGAACCACAACCAGGACACCCACAGCCAGCACGGCCACATGGTGCTTCCCTCAGGAGTCAGCTGCCCACCACTG cTCATCCGCAAGGACGGAGAGTTTCACTCTTCCAGGCTCTTGGATGAAAAAGACATGCAAGCCAGCCAGAACGTGCAGCcaaagaagaagaacaggaagTCTGGACTTCCCAccaaaatgagagaaaaaccCCAG GTGGAGATTCCTGACGTTAATGACGATATCTCACTCGGCTCTCAAGTGCAGAAGAACTTCATATGTGAGCACTGCTACAGTGCTTTCCGCAGTAGTTACCACCTCAAACGGCACATTCTCACCCATACGG gggaAAAGCCATTCGGGTGTGATATGTGTGACATGAGGTTTATTCAGCGCTACCACCTGGAAAGACATAAGCGTGTTCACAGCGGTGAGAAGCCTTATCAGTGTGACCGCTGCCAACAG AACTTTTCCAGAACCGACCGGTTACTACGGCATCGCCGTTTGTGTGCCGTGGGCATCCCTAAAGAGGAGAACCAGCCGTGCTGTGAGGGACGCTCATATTCTCAGGACCCCTCTCAGCACTCGGCGTCCTGGAGCCCACTGCAGACAAACAACAGCAGGCTGGCGGCGTGA
- the znf740b gene encoding zinc finger protein 740b isoform X5, giving the protein MALMQAGSMSSHKKMGSHLGQGQRENNHSHNHNQNHNQDTHSQHGHMVLPSGVSCPPLLIRKDGEFHSSRLLDEKDMQASQNVQPKKKNRKSGLPTKMREKPQVEIPDVNDDISLGSQVQKNFICEHCYSAFRSSYHLKRHILTHTGEKPFGCDMCDMRFIQRYHLERHKRVHSGEKPYQCDRCQQNFSRTDRLLRHRRLCAVGIPKEENQPCCEGRSYSQDPSQHSASWSPLQTNNSRLAA; this is encoded by the exons ATGGCGCTCATGCAGGCCGGCTCAATGTCCAGCCATAAGAAGATGGGCTCTCATCTGGGCCAGGGACAGAGAGAAAACAATCACAGCCACAATCACAACCAGAACCACAACCAGGACACCCACAGCCAGCACGGCCACATGGTGCTTCCCTCAGGAGTCAGCTGCCCACCACTG cTCATCCGCAAGGACGGAGAGTTTCACTCTTCCAGGCTCTTGGATGAAAAAGACATGCAAGCCAGCCAGAACGTGCAGCcaaagaagaagaacaggaagTCTGGACTTCCCAccaaaatgagagaaaaaccCCAG GTGGAGATTCCTGACGTTAATGACGATATCTCACTCGGCTCTCAAGTGCAGAAGAACTTCATATGTGAGCACTGCTACAGTGCTTTCCGCAGTAGTTACCACCTCAAACGGCACATTCTCACCCATACGG gggaAAAGCCATTCGGGTGTGATATGTGTGACATGAGGTTTATTCAGCGCTACCACCTGGAAAGACATAAGCGTGTTCACAGCGGTGAGAAGCCTTATCAGTGTGACCGCTGCCAACAG AACTTTTCCAGAACCGACCGGTTACTACGGCATCGCCGTTTGTGTGCCGTGGGCATCCCTAAAGAGGAGAACCAGCCGTGCTGTGAGGGACGCTCATATTCTCAGGACCCCTCTCAGCACTCGGCGTCCTGGAGCCCACTGCAGACAAACAACAGCAGGCTGGCGGCGTGA
- the copz1 gene encoding coatomer subunit zeta-1 encodes MLMSVLNCLFDSLSQMLRKNVEKRALLENMEGLFLAVDEIVDGGVILESDPQQVVHRVALRGDDVPLTEQTVTQVLQSAKEQIKWSLLR; translated from the exons ATGCTTATGTCAGTGTTGAATTGTCTATTTGATTCCCTGAGCCAAATGTTGAG gaaaaatgtggaaaaaagagCCCTGCTTGAAAACATGGAGGGTCTTTTCCTGGCCGTTGACGAGATCGTTGATGGAGG CGTGATCCTGGAGAGCGACCCGCAGCAGGTGGTTCACCGCGTCGCTCTGAGG GGCGATGACGTGCCTCTGACAGAGCAGACAGTCACTCAG GTTCTACAGTCAGCTAAGGAGCAGATCAAATGGTCTCTACTCCGATAG